CTAATTGGCTGGGACTTAGTGCTGTTGCTAACCCTGAATAAGGCTGTTCTTCTGATATATCCCAAGCGACCCTTAACAGGGCGTAAGGGTGGGCAAAAGCGAGATCGTGTTGCGCAAGTCGATGAAGTTCGTCTGTGTCGGGTCTATTTTCGATGCCGCTCCATGCTTGAAAAATGGATGGGTAACTCCTCCTCGCATCGGCTGCATTTGCCTTTATAACGCCGAAAACGAAGAGGAGCATCAGAGATTGAATTGTAATTGTTTTTAGCATTGTGGCATCTCTTTCTATTTATCAAAGTCTGCCTTCAGTTTTCCCCACGTTGTTGCTAACTTATCTTGGGGTTGTACTGCTAATACACCTTCAATGCCTTTGTTCATTAGTTCTTGGATTTCCTGCTCAGAACGCGCGATATTGGAGATTCGCACTTCGTCCATCCGTCCTTGTAGGAACGGACCAGCACCGCGTCCGAGCCACAAGACATCGCCATTCGGCGTGATATTACCGCCGATTTTGCCTTCGCCGTCTAAGACACCGTCGATGTAAATCTTGGCATCGCCGGACTTGGCATCGTAAGTTCCAGCGACATGCGTCCATTTCTTCAGTGGCATATCCGTTTTACCGGCAGCAACTGCAGCACCCCAAGCGTGCTTATCGGTGGTCATCCGGATTAGCACCTTCTTGTCGCTCCGAGGTCCCACTTTGTAGGTCGTTTCCTTAGTAGCACCGGTGCCACCAGCGGTTGACCACGCTTCAAGATAGAGCCACATTTCCACCGTAAGTCCTTCAACCAAATCTAAACTCTTACTATCAGGAATTTCCACAAAATCTCTGGGGGCATTTCCTCCAAAAGTAAGTCCACCACCGGGTTTGCCTTCACCCCATTTCGGTCCCATGAGTTCCCCATCGTTCTTGTTGCCTGAGAGGTCTTTGACGGTTTTCCCGGCACCTGATTCAAAAGTGTAGAGGAGGACGGTGTGTTCATCTTGCGCAAAACCGGCTAAACTTCCCCCAGATATTAACAGGAGAATCATCATTAGCCAACGCGGACCATTCATAATACTGGACATGACAAAATCTTCTCCTTTCGCGTGTGTTATTGTTAGTTTAACATTTTACCACAGAAGCCCCGAATGTGCAATTTAAAAAATCCCAACGCTGAATTAACACAATTGTTCTTGCGTTATTTTTTTCAAATGTTATACTGAAACTATACTTTGAAACCCAACGAAATTGAGACTTTACATGCAGTACACATCACAACAAAATGATTGGTTGGTTCAGCCCTTTTGCCAACCTGCTTCAGTAGAAGAAAGGGATAATCAACTGATTCTTGATAATGGTCTCATTCAGCGTATATTCGTCACTTCACCTAATTTCGCAACGGTTGATTATACCAATCAAATGACCGGTAGTAGTCTGCTTCGGGGCATCAAATCAGAGATGGTGCTCACGATTGATGGACACCCATTTGAGGTAGGCGGCCTGAAAGGACAGCCCGACTACGCCTATCTCGATTCGGATTGGATTGGGGACTTGACGCGTGACGAGAACGCATTTCAATTTCGCGAATACCGTGTCGGTGAACCTGAAACCCGCTATCCGTGGGTAAAGAGGCGTACTACGACACCATCAGCATATCCTCCAAAGGGCGTGACATTGACGATTGAGTTCTCACCACCACCATCCGTTGACTCCCTGAAGGTTTGTGTGCATTATGAACTATACCAAGGCATTCCAGTCCTGTCCAAGTGGGTCACGATTCACAATGAAAGTCAAAAACCGATTCAATTGGATGCCTTAAGCTGTGAAATCCTTGCGGTCAATGAACAAGAGAAACATCGGCTACATGTTGAAAGCGATTACGCCTTCAGTGGCATGGAAACGACAGAGTGGGGTCCCGATGCGGATTACAAGACGCAAGTCGATTATCGCTATCAGATGCCACTGTTGATGACAAGTCATTATCCACTCGGTCCGGGAGTGCTTCTTCAACCAGGAGAGACTTTCAGAAGTTTTCGCACCTTCGAGATTCTACATGATAGTGATGACCGCGAGCGAAAGGGACTCGCACGCCGCAAGATGTATCGGACGGTCGCGCCACAGGTCACGGAGAATCCAATCCTAATGCACGTTCGGAGTGCCGAACCGCACGCAGTCCGATTGGCGATTGATCAGTGCGCCGAAGTCGGGTTTGAAATGGTGATTATGACCTTTGGGAGTGGATTCAATGTCGAGAGTGAAGACCCAGAATACATCGCCATAATGAAGGAATTAGCAGATTATGCACATAGCAAAGGTATTCAAATCGGTGGTTATACGCTGATGTGTGCTTCTCGGGATGTGAGTGAAGACTTCAACTGTATTGACCCAGACACTGGAAAACCCGGAAGTAAGTTCGGACAGAGTGCCTGTCTTGCGAGCAGCTGGGCAGACGGCTATGTCAAGCGTGTGCTCAATTTCATGGATGCTACCAGAATGGATATCATAGAGACAGATGGTCCTTATCATGGTGATGTCTGTGCTGCAACGACGCACGAACACCATAATGGCTTGGAGGATTCGCAGTTACGCCAGTGGGAAGCGTGCGTTCATTTTTATCACGAATGCCGAAAACGTGGTATCTATATCAATTCACCAGATAATTATTACCTCAATGGTTCAAACAAATGCGGTATGGGCTATCGCGAAACAAATTTCAGTTTGCCACGCGAGCGTCAAATTCTCATTGCCCGGCAGAATATCTACGATGGTACTTATGAAAAGACACCGAGTATGGGATGGATGTTCGTCCCCTTGGTGGAGTACCACGGTGGGGGACAAGCCGCGACATTTGAACCATTGTGCGACCATCTTGACGACTACGAAGCACATCTATCACAGAACTTCGGCAGCGGTGTGATTGCGTGCTATCGTGGTCCCAGATTATATGATAC
The Candidatus Poribacteria bacterium genome window above contains:
- a CDS encoding LamG domain-containing protein: MSSIMNGPRWLMMILLLISGGSLAGFAQDEHTVLLYTFESGAGKTVKDLSGNKNDGELMGPKWGEGKPGGGLTFGGNAPRDFVEIPDSKSLDLVEGLTVEMWLYLEAWSTAGGTGATKETTYKVGPRSDKKVLIRMTTDKHAWGAAVAAGKTDMPLKKWTHVAGTYDAKSGDAKIYIDGVLDGEGKIGGNITPNGDVLWLGRGAGPFLQGRMDEVRISNIARSEQEIQELMNKGIEGVLAVQPQDKLATTWGKLKADFDK
- a CDS encoding alpha-galactosidase gives rise to the protein MQYTSQQNDWLVQPFCQPASVEERDNQLILDNGLIQRIFVTSPNFATVDYTNQMTGSSLLRGIKSEMVLTIDGHPFEVGGLKGQPDYAYLDSDWIGDLTRDENAFQFREYRVGEPETRYPWVKRRTTTPSAYPPKGVTLTIEFSPPPSVDSLKVCVHYELYQGIPVLSKWVTIHNESQKPIQLDALSCEILAVNEQEKHRLHVESDYAFSGMETTEWGPDADYKTQVDYRYQMPLLMTSHYPLGPGVLLQPGETFRSFRTFEILHDSDDRERKGLARRKMYRTVAPQVTENPILMHVRSAEPHAVRLAIDQCAEVGFEMVIMTFGSGFNVESEDPEYIAIMKELADYAHSKGIQIGGYTLMCASRDVSEDFNCIDPDTGKPGSKFGQSACLASSWADGYVKRVLNFMDATRMDIIETDGPYHGDVCAATTHEHHNGLEDSQLRQWEACVHFYHECRKRGIYINSPDNYYLNGSNKCGMGYRETNFSLPRERQILIARQNIYDGTYEKTPSMGWMFVPLVEYHGGGQAATFEPLCDHLDDYEAHLSQNFGSGVIACYRGPRLYDTEQTKAVVKKWVDFFKKYRPILESDLIHVRRPDGRSIDCVLHANAQINPCGLAMLYNPTRTGQQMTLKLPLYYTGLSEIAKIRKEEGEPKAYKIDRNYNVEIPIKMEAKSVSYLVIESET